One segment of Falco biarmicus isolate bFalBia1 chromosome 12, bFalBia1.pri, whole genome shotgun sequence DNA contains the following:
- the ABHD12 gene encoding lysophosphatidylserine lipase ABHD12 isoform X3, with the protein MGKLRRYGLWFRLRKLIIWLLGVYIAIPFLVKLCPAIQAKLVFLNFVRVPYFIDLKRPQDQGLNHTCNYYLQPEEDVTIGVWHTVPAALWKNARGKDQLWFEDALGSSHPVILYLHGNAGTRGGDHRVELYKVLSSLGYHVVTFDYRGWGDSIGSPSERGMTYDALHVFDWIKARSGDNPVYVWGHSLGTGVATNLVRRLCERETPPDALILESPFTNIREEARSHPFSVIYRYFPGFDWFFLDPITTSGIKFANDENVKYISCSLLILHAEDDPVVPFHLGKKLYNIAATSRSFRDYKVQFVPFHTDLGYRHKYIYRSPELPRILREFLGKSEHEHHH; encoded by the exons gcGATATGGATTATGGTTTCGGTTGCGGAAGTTAATAATCTGGTTGCTGGGAGTGTACATAGCCATTCCATTTCTAGTAAAACTTTGCCCTGCTATTCAGGCAAAGCTGGTCTTCCTAAACTTTG TGAGGGTCCCATATTTCATTGACTTGAAAAGACCACAGGATCAAGGTTTAAACCACACCTGTAATTATTatctgcagccagaggaggatGTAACCATTGGAGTGTG GCATACGGTCCCTGCAGCCTTATGGAAGAATGCCCGAGGGAAGGACCAGTTGTGGTTTGAAGATGCTTTGGGTTCCAGCCATCCTGTAATCCTTTACTTGCACGGCAATGCGGGAACAAG AGGAGGGGATCACCGCGTGGAGCTTTACAAG GTTCTCAGCTCCCTCGGGTACCATGTGGTCACGTTTGATTATCGAG GCTGGGGTGATTCGATAGGCAGCCCGTCAGAGAGGGGAATGACCTACGACGCCCTTCATGTCTTTGACTGGATAAAAGCAAGAAGTGGAGACAACCCTGTCTATGTATGGGGACACTCCTTGGGCACAGG GGTTGCAACAAATCTTGTGAGGCGCCTTTGTGAGAGAG AAACGCCCCCGGATGCCCTGATCCTGGAATCTCCATTCACGAACATACGGGAGGAGGCGCGAAGTCACCCCTTTTCTGTG ATATACAGATACTTCCCTGGCTTTGACTGGTTCTTCCTTGACCCCATCACGACAAGTGGAATTAAATTTGCAAATGATGAGAA tGTGAAATACATTTCATGCTCCCTACTCATCCTTCATGCTGAGGATGACCCAGTGGTACCATTTCATCTGGGAAAGAAG CTTTACAACATTGCTGCAACGTCACGGAGTTTCCGAGACTACAAGGTGCAGTTTGTTCCATTCCACACAGACCTTGGCTACCGGCACAAGTACATCTACAGGAGTCCAGAGCTACCTCGAATACTGCG GGAATTCCTCGGAAAATCTGAACATGAGCATCATCACTGA